The Sulfurimonas hydrogeniphila genome includes a window with the following:
- a CDS encoding YeeE/YedE thiosulfate transporter family protein, whose protein sequence is MMFDRILNMFTTVSNESHGSVFVVFMIGLVFGVLIQYSRVDKFEKIAGFAMLRDTVVPKMLFLAIGLASIGLYFMVEAGYASYHPKPIILGGLIIGGTIFGISMAILGKCPGTGPVSIAEGRIDVLVGAIGGIFGGLVFTVYFDFFKKIMGESLGKTTLVSYFQGHENLSVFIFGIVLIIVSIVIPLRQEFDEADLQQLQE, encoded by the coding sequence ATGATGTTTGATAGAATCTTAAACATGTTTACGACTGTCTCCAATGAATCCCACGGTTCGGTATTTGTCGTTTTTATGATAGGGCTTGTGTTTGGTGTACTGATTCAGTACAGCAGGGTGGACAAGTTTGAAAAAATTGCCGGTTTTGCAATGCTCAGAGATACAGTGGTGCCTAAAATGCTCTTTTTGGCAATAGGTTTAGCCTCTATAGGACTCTATTTTATGGTGGAAGCGGGATATGCATCGTACCATCCAAAGCCGATCATCTTAGGCGGACTGATTATAGGCGGTACGATTTTTGGTATTTCTATGGCAATACTGGGAAAATGTCCGGGAACCGGTCCCGTATCTATTGCAGAAGGGCGCATTGATGTTCTTGTGGGAGCCATCGGCGGAATATTCGGCGGGCTGGTCTTTACTGTTTATTTCGATTTTTTTAAAAAAATCATGGGTGAGAGTCTTGGAAAAACAACCTTGGTATCCTACTTTCAGGGACATGAAAATTTAAGTGTCTTTATTTTTGGTATTGTTCTTATTATTGTGAGTATTGTTATTCCTCTTCGCCAAGAGTTTGATGAAGCGGATCTGCAACAGCTGCAAGAATAA
- a CDS encoding Crp/Fnr family transcriptional regulator, with the protein MPIKNIIRSQNFFSSLEDEDLERLASISLLHHYKKEYMLQYENEECNELFFLCEGMAKAYKIDKHNNEVVLHYIYADSMISEISDTDAEKLRSFSNIQLIEDSQVLSINYQKFKKYFLETHLLQKEFTGEIVKRSLQLQSLINREFIFDAVSKVSMMLYDDLQMFNKLKRHEISLMLHIQPATLSRVLNRLKRNNIIDIIHGQVKIISQRGLQNIYKDKIDD; encoded by the coding sequence ATGCCGATTAAAAATATCATACGGTCTCAGAATTTTTTTTCCTCTTTGGAAGATGAAGACCTGGAGCGACTTGCATCCATATCCTTGCTGCATCATTATAAAAAAGAGTATATGCTTCAGTATGAAAATGAAGAGTGTAATGAACTGTTTTTTCTGTGCGAGGGTATGGCAAAAGCCTATAAAATTGACAAACACAATAATGAAGTTGTGCTGCACTACATATATGCAGATTCAATGATATCGGAGATTTCGGATACTGATGCTGAAAAACTCCGGTCCTTTTCAAATATTCAGCTGATTGAAGATTCCCAGGTTTTAAGTATAAATTATCAAAAATTCAAGAAGTATTTTTTAGAAACACATCTGTTGCAAAAGGAATTTACGGGTGAGATTGTAAAAAGATCATTACAATTACAATCTTTAATCAATCGGGAATTTATCTTTGATGCTGTTTCGAAGGTCAGCATGATGCTTTATGATGATTTGCAAATGTTTAACAAACTCAAGCGCCATGAGATATCCCTGATGCTGCATATTCAGCCGGCAACACTTTCACGTGTTCTTAACAGATTAAAACGAAACAATATTATTGATATAATACACGGGCAGGTAAAAATCATCAGTCAAAGAGGTTTGCAAAATATATACAAGGATAAAATTGATGACTAA
- the nosZ gene encoding Sec-dependent nitrous-oxide reductase, which translates to MATHLSKLTSLILGTSLMATVASAAIGGELQKVMKARGLTENDIIHAAKTYTPSGGRDEFIVFSSGGQSGQIIVYGVPSMKILKYIAVFTPEPWQGYGYDEDSKKILAQGKIRGKSITWGDTHHPALSETKGVYDGKWLIINDKANPRLAVIDLNDFETKQIVVNPVFKSEHGGSFFTPNSKHILEACQYAAPYDNNYHPIEEYKETYRGGVTVWSFDPKIGRIKPKDSFTIEMPPYMQDLSDAGKGASFGWGFTNSFNTEMYTGGIEVGMPPFEAGMSRNDTDFLHVYNWKKLYQLSKNKKNVKVVNGMKVIPMSVAVANNALFLIPEPKSPHGVDVSPDGEYITICGKLDTHASVFKWSKIKKLIDNHEYAGKDPYGIPILDMKKSLHGQVELGLGPLHNQYGKNWKDGEIYTSLYVDSQIVKWNYKTLKVLDKVNVHYNVGHLCSMEGKSADPQGKYVISLNKLAIDRFNPVGPLHPQNHQLIDIRGKKMDLLYDMPIPLGEPHQAVAIRASKLHTEVRYKMGTNPKTGKMHVGKTLAGQERIVRKGNKVYIYGTLVRSHINPERITVNKGDTVIFYLTNLERAEDETHGFTVDNYNVHGSLEPGETVELKFKADREGVFPYYCTEFCSALHLEMMGYLMVKDPNKKYVSAQKLKMKKMSKAELKAEYEKTVAVNNATDAVIQSVVKFLKENHYEKYPTVKALVEDALDQYGKIPEQKKKADEAVKKGDYEKAILFENMIWQYMVKTADVGIRAKDLLVKKVATKQSPAAAAGERAFGEGGCGGCHVIGKVSSGPDLTGVLLRHENAEKWVKDFIMDPASKYDDPYVKSMIDYFNLKMPNQHMNEKEVKNIIEYLKWVDENANLF; encoded by the coding sequence ATGGCTACTCATTTAAGTAAGCTGACTTCACTTATTTTAGGCACTTCACTGATGGCGACTGTTGCGTCGGCAGCTATCGGCGGTGAACTGCAAAAAGTAATGAAGGCAAGGGGACTTACGGAAAACGATATTATTCATGCTGCAAAAACATACACACCAAGCGGTGGCAGAGATGAATTTATTGTATTTAGTTCTGGTGGACAGTCCGGACAGATAATTGTCTACGGTGTTCCATCTATGAAAATATTAAAATATATTGCCGTATTTACGCCGGAACCATGGCAGGGCTACGGATATGACGAGGATTCCAAAAAAATCCTGGCACAAGGAAAAATCCGGGGAAAATCAATCACCTGGGGAGATACGCACCACCCGGCACTCTCTGAGACAAAAGGGGTGTATGACGGAAAATGGCTTATTATCAACGATAAGGCAAATCCTCGTCTGGCTGTAATTGATTTAAATGATTTTGAAACCAAACAGATTGTTGTGAATCCTGTTTTCAAATCAGAACACGGCGGCTCTTTCTTTACGCCAAACTCAAAACATATTTTAGAAGCATGTCAGTACGCTGCGCCGTATGACAATAACTATCACCCGATAGAAGAGTACAAAGAGACATATCGGGGCGGTGTGACTGTATGGAGTTTTGATCCAAAAATCGGTCGTATCAAACCAAAAGATTCATTTACGATTGAGATGCCTCCTTATATGCAGGATTTGAGTGATGCCGGAAAAGGCGCCTCTTTTGGATGGGGTTTTACAAACTCTTTCAATACAGAGATGTACACAGGCGGTATAGAAGTCGGAATGCCACCGTTTGAGGCAGGAATGTCAAGAAATGATACTGACTTTTTACATGTATACAACTGGAAAAAACTCTACCAGCTTTCTAAAAACAAAAAAAATGTAAAAGTTGTCAACGGAATGAAGGTTATTCCTATGAGTGTGGCAGTGGCCAACAATGCACTGTTTTTAATTCCTGAACCGAAATCTCCGCACGGTGTTGATGTCTCTCCTGATGGTGAATACATCACTATCTGTGGAAAACTTGATACACATGCTTCTGTTTTTAAATGGAGTAAAATCAAAAAACTGATTGATAACCATGAATATGCAGGAAAAGATCCTTACGGGATTCCTATTTTGGATATGAAAAAATCTTTACACGGTCAGGTAGAGTTGGGTCTTGGGCCATTGCACAACCAGTATGGCAAAAACTGGAAAGACGGTGAAATCTATACGTCACTTTATGTGGATTCACAAATTGTAAAATGGAACTACAAAACACTGAAAGTCCTTGACAAAGTCAATGTGCATTATAATGTTGGACACCTGTGTAGTATGGAAGGAAAATCGGCTGATCCGCAGGGAAAATATGTAATTTCTTTGAACAAACTTGCTATTGACAGATTTAATCCGGTTGGTCCTCTGCATCCGCAAAATCACCAGCTGATTGATATCAGAGGCAAAAAAATGGACCTTTTGTATGATATGCCGATTCCGTTGGGTGAACCACACCAGGCGGTTGCAATTCGTGCGAGTAAACTGCATACTGAAGTACGCTACAAAATGGGTACAAATCCGAAAACGGGTAAAATGCATGTAGGAAAAACGCTTGCAGGACAGGAAAGAATTGTAAGAAAAGGCAATAAAGTATATATTTACGGTACATTGGTCCGTTCCCATATTAATCCTGAACGGATTACTGTGAACAAAGGAGATACTGTAATCTTTTATCTGACAAATCTTGAAAGAGCAGAAGATGAGACACACGGTTTTACAGTAGATAACTACAATGTACACGGATCATTGGAACCGGGAGAGACTGTAGAACTTAAATTCAAAGCGGACAGAGAGGGTGTCTTCCCTTACTACTGTACAGAGTTTTGTTCTGCCCTTCACTTAGAAATGATGGGTTATCTGATGGTCAAAGATCCAAACAAAAAATATGTCAGCGCACAAAAGCTTAAAATGAAAAAAATGTCAAAAGCTGAGCTTAAAGCCGAGTATGAAAAGACTGTAGCTGTGAACAATGCAACAGATGCGGTTATTCAGTCTGTTGTCAAGTTCCTAAAAGAAAATCATTACGAAAAATATCCTACAGTCAAAGCACTTGTAGAAGATGCACTTGACCAGTACGGAAAAATTCCGGAACAAAAGAAAAAAGCTGATGAAGCCGTCAAAAAAGGCGACTATGAAAAAGCAATTCTTTTTGAAAATATGATTTGGCAGTATATGGTCAAGACGGCAGATGTCGGTATCCGTGCCAAAGATTTGTTAGTGAAAAAAGTTGCAACAAAACAGTCTCCTGCTGCTGCTGCCGGTGAACGGGCATTTGGCGAAGGCGGATGTGGCGGTTGTCATGTTATCGGTAAAGTATCTTCTGGGCCAGACCTCACAGGTGTTTTACTCCGTCATGAAAATGCTGAGAAATGGGTCAAAGACTTCATTATGGATCCTGCATCCAAATATGATGATCCGTATGTGAAAAGTATGATAGATTACTTTAATCTAAAAATGCCGAATCAGCATATGAATGAAAAAGAAGTCAAAAATATCATTGAATACCTGAAATGGGTCGATGAGAATGCAAATCTGTTTTAA
- a CDS encoding cytochrome C has translation MHPSLIKAKIFATIALLILTFSFTLPMIAFHGTLNKIEEGKANEVSSVSKSVWNLYNKGRYKSVATPKDARNNLEKMIEEGAEIGPASLPIWAVSLEAPNYPKEAFPEGIPVFFHFDGYSGEVHEMNTINHYVGMDPMWAGGHIERAIGIYALLFLSLGIILFIAYDKKIFNYIMLIPAALPLIFIADYSYWLYHFGHSLHDWGAFKIKPFMPTVFGDGKIAQFTTHSYPTIGFYMLLLISFFSILAFFAKQKAFKEMEEK, from the coding sequence ATGCATCCAAGTCTCATAAAAGCCAAAATATTTGCCACAATAGCTTTACTGATTTTAACATTTTCATTTACACTGCCAATGATAGCTTTTCACGGAACCTTGAATAAAATAGAAGAAGGGAAGGCAAATGAAGTCTCATCGGTCAGTAAAAGTGTATGGAATCTATACAACAAAGGAAGATATAAAAGCGTTGCAACACCTAAAGATGCCAGAAACAATTTAGAGAAGATGATAGAAGAAGGGGCTGAAATCGGTCCGGCATCTCTGCCTATCTGGGCGGTTTCTCTGGAAGCTCCAAATTATCCGAAAGAGGCATTTCCGGAAGGGATACCTGTCTTTTTCCATTTTGACGGATACAGTGGAGAAGTACATGAAATGAACACAATCAACCACTATGTGGGTATGGACCCTATGTGGGCAGGCGGTCATATAGAACGTGCAATCGGAATTTATGCTCTTTTATTTCTTTCTTTGGGAATTATTTTGTTTATTGCCTATGATAAAAAAATCTTTAATTACATTATGCTGATTCCTGCCGCACTGCCGCTTATCTTTATAGCTGATTACTCCTACTGGCTGTATCATTTTGGGCACAGTCTGCATGACTGGGGTGCTTTTAAAATCAAGCCTTTTATGCCGACTGTTTTTGGTGACGGAAAAATAGCACAGTTTACAACACACTCCTACCCAACCATTGGTTTTTACATGCTGTTGCTTATCAGTTTTTTCAGTATTTTGGCTTTTTTCGCAAAACAGAAAGCTTTTAAAGAGATGGAAGAGAAATAA
- a CDS encoding nitrous oxide reductase family maturation protein NosD, whose protein sequence is MLLRIFVLLLYCNGLNANILQEAIDKAPAGSILKLPKGIYKGSVVINKPLSIIGQEAGVIIDGENNGTVITSKSSYVTLRNLTIINSGDRHENVDAAIAMSESKQCEISNCTIKNCLFGIDLQMVDNSIIQNNTISSKPFALGLRGDGLKLWYSNDNIVRGNRLIKSRDMVVWYSHGNLIEENFGKDGRYSLHFMYAGKNIIKNNYYELNSVGIFFMYSQDSIAVGNVIKSSQGATGMGIGLKDASNFTIKDNTVIYCAQGLYIDRSPFEPGTHNTIVGNKILYNAEAMHFHSLSENNIIKNNIIQGNIEDIVNDSRGSKTNENEISGNYWDKYEGFDKNHDGIGDTPHKVYQYADQLWVYNSNVKFFYASPVISLLNFLAKLAPFTKPLFLMEDKKPRVVKPL, encoded by the coding sequence ATGCTTCTAAGAATATTTGTATTGCTTTTGTATTGTAACGGATTAAATGCAAATATTCTGCAAGAGGCTATAGACAAAGCTCCTGCAGGCTCAATTTTAAAACTCCCAAAAGGTATATACAAAGGCTCTGTTGTCATTAACAAACCGCTCTCAATCATAGGGCAGGAAGCAGGTGTAATTATTGACGGAGAGAATAACGGAACGGTCATAACAAGCAAAAGCTCGTATGTGACATTAAGAAATCTGACGATCATCAACAGTGGTGACAGGCATGAGAATGTTGATGCGGCTATTGCAATGAGTGAGTCCAAACAGTGCGAGATAAGCAACTGTACAATCAAAAACTGTCTGTTTGGCATAGATCTGCAAATGGTCGACAATTCTATCATTCAAAACAATACCATCAGTTCAAAACCTTTTGCTTTGGGGCTTAGAGGAGATGGCTTAAAGCTGTGGTATTCCAATGACAATATTGTCCGGGGCAACAGACTGATCAAATCACGGGATATGGTTGTCTGGTACTCCCACGGAAATCTGATTGAGGAGAACTTTGGAAAAGACGGCAGATACTCTTTGCATTTTATGTATGCGGGAAAAAACATTATAAAAAACAATTACTACGAGCTCAATTCTGTGGGTATATTTTTTATGTATTCGCAAGACTCCATAGCCGTGGGCAATGTGATTAAAAGCTCTCAGGGTGCCACAGGAATGGGCATAGGCTTAAAAGATGCATCCAATTTTACGATAAAAGACAATACGGTCATCTACTGTGCGCAGGGACTTTATATAGACAGATCCCCTTTTGAGCCGGGAACACACAATACAATAGTGGGCAATAAGATTTTATACAATGCCGAGGCAATGCATTTTCACTCCCTGAGTGAGAATAATATTATTAAAAACAATATCATACAGGGAAATATAGAGGATATTGTCAATGACAGCAGAGGCAGCAAGACAAACGAAAATGAAATATCGGGAAATTACTGGGACAAATATGAAGGTTTTGATAAAAATCACGACGGCATAGGCGATACACCGCATAAAGTGTATCAGTATGCTGACCAACTATGGGTTTATAACTCTAATGTGAAATTTTTTTATGCTTCACCGGTTATCTCACTTCTTAATTTTTTGGCAAAACTGGCACCTTTTACGAAACCGCTTTTTTTGATGGAAGACAAGAAACCAAGAGTGGTAAAACCATTATGA
- a CDS encoding 4Fe-4S dicluster domain-containing protein, which yields MAKQVKTDRREFIKYSTLGVLGLVLGGGIVLSPYLQAKENRLRPPGAVPEKEFLGLCIKCGQCLQVCPYHSIKLADIAKGVGEGTPYIDANIRGCYACDAVPCVLACPSGALDHSCSKPEDIQMGVAVLEFPDTCLAMTNTLVPKGYNDKMKAFTASVNNVTSQELQLLEKFDGYEGKECTLCADMCPVPNPLSAIAMVPDAQGGKRPEIYDGCIGCGACQEVCPTQKPSIVVKPRVTYEQYYEKTT from the coding sequence ATGGCAAAGCAAGTAAAAACAGACAGAAGAGAATTTATAAAGTACTCTACATTGGGTGTTTTGGGACTGGTTCTGGGAGGCGGTATTGTTTTGAGCCCGTATTTGCAGGCAAAAGAGAATCGGCTTCGTCCGCCGGGGGCGGTTCCTGAAAAAGAGTTTTTAGGTTTATGCATTAAATGCGGGCAGTGTCTGCAGGTGTGCCCTTACCACTCTATAAAACTGGCAGATATTGCCAAGGGAGTAGGCGAAGGGACGCCTTACATAGATGCAAATATCCGGGGATGTTATGCCTGTGATGCCGTTCCCTGTGTGCTGGCCTGTCCAAGCGGTGCTTTGGACCACAGTTGCTCAAAACCCGAAGATATTCAGATGGGAGTTGCCGTACTGGAATTTCCCGATACCTGTCTGGCAATGACAAATACTCTGGTACCAAAAGGCTACAATGATAAAATGAAAGCCTTTACCGCCTCTGTCAACAATGTGACAAGTCAGGAATTGCAGCTTCTTGAAAAATTTGACGGGTATGAGGGAAAAGAGTGTACGCTGTGTGCCGATATGTGCCCGGTTCCCAATCCTTTAAGTGCCATCGCTATGGTTCCGGATGCGCAGGGAGGGAAGCGCCCTGAAATATATGACGGGTGTATAGGATGCGGAGCCTGTCAGGAGGTCTGCCCGACGCAAAAACCGTCGATAGTCGTCAAACCAAGAGTAACATACGAACAGTATTATGAAAAAACAACATAG
- a CDS encoding c-type cytochrome → MKTDKRKKSMKGFVLTSSLVLLTLLSACSDSKEDRSQKEQSLSAKNQKSSPKIEIVENKNAHAVKVARQENGKTQNNSFYYDYGEKESVQEVNTKKRTDIDANLHVRSPYEQIQVTMLVKKLSKNFIVRCAPCHNDYANGVIGPSLLERKADYIYNRIQDFKTGKKSNPLMNDLIQMMSDEQIRAMADEIYAFNKEINKMRGRE, encoded by the coding sequence ATGAAAACAGATAAAAGAAAAAAGAGTATGAAGGGTTTTGTTCTTACTTCGTCGTTGGTCTTGCTGACACTTTTAAGCGCATGCAGTGACTCAAAAGAGGACAGATCACAAAAAGAGCAATCTCTGTCTGCTAAAAATCAAAAGAGCAGTCCAAAGATTGAAATAGTTGAAAATAAAAATGCGCATGCGGTGAAAGTGGCCCGGCAGGAGAATGGAAAAACACAGAATAACTCGTTTTATTATGATTACGGAGAGAAAGAGAGTGTGCAGGAAGTCAATACAAAAAAGCGTACTGACATTGATGCCAATTTACATGTACGCAGCCCCTATGAACAGATTCAGGTCACGATGCTAGTAAAAAAACTAAGCAAAAACTTTATCGTCAGATGTGCACCTTGTCACAATGATTATGCAAACGGGGTTATCGGGCCGTCGCTTCTGGAGAGAAAAGCGGACTATATATACAATAGAATTCAGGATTTTAAAACCGGAAAGAAGTCCAATCCTTTGATGAATGACCTTATCCAGATGATGAGTGACGAACAGATTAGAGCTATGGCAGATGAAATATATGCCTTTAATAAAGAGATTAACAAGATGAGGGGCAGAGAATGA
- a CDS encoding c-type cytochrome, giving the protein MKNIIVGILTLVIFGLMAWTAMNGGAYNGGEHGKIIADIGNRTAAVQESQPQEKSDREKENEALSALREKAGNVAGFKVSDAYKSKCASCHGVDGSGMQYGKKLMGPKLFGQSAETIYKKLEDFKSGRKENLVMKGLLIHMTQEDLRRFANEIGEFPARAQAVKQE; this is encoded by the coding sequence ATGAAAAATATAATTGTAGGAATCTTAACACTTGTAATTTTTGGACTGATGGCGTGGACGGCTATGAACGGAGGTGCATACAACGGAGGCGAACACGGAAAAATTATTGCAGATATCGGCAACAGAACGGCTGCTGTGCAAGAGAGCCAACCACAGGAAAAGAGTGACAGAGAAAAAGAGAACGAAGCATTAAGTGCATTGCGAGAGAAGGCCGGCAATGTTGCAGGTTTTAAAGTAAGTGATGCGTACAAAAGCAAATGTGCTTCCTGTCACGGTGTAGACGGCAGCGGTATGCAGTACGGGAAAAAACTGATGGGACCGAAGCTCTTCGGACAAAGTGCGGAGACAATTTACAAAAAACTTGAAGACTTTAAATCGGGAAGAAAAGAAAACCTGGTGATGAAAGGGCTTTTAATTCATATGACACAAGAGGATTTACGCAGGTTTGCCAATGAAATAGGTGAGTTTCCGGCAAGAGCACAAGCAGTGAAACAGGAATAA
- a CDS encoding NapH/MauN family ferredoxin-type protein, with the protein MDKYHNRETIKRTTFWSTFYNTTKEGKKVLSYRAKRWILVIVIHLMFFLSFAVDIQMLEGTLNGSRFLGFHLIDPFTTLEMLMAEHHLHINIIIGVSTIVLFYILVGGRSYCAWVCPYGILSEIGEKWHDTLVHKKIIKERRFDHRIRYAFWVIFLILSFTSGYLVFETFNVVGILSRAIAYGWSLALVWVLVVLAFEVFFSRRAWCTYICPIGTTYGMIGKVSALRVEWNDNCDHCMVCHDVCFENQVLEITKAKYDKQREEEGITREYITGADCTLCGRCIDVCHEDALNFDFRLKSLV; encoded by the coding sequence ATGGATAAGTATCATAATAGAGAGACGATAAAAAGAACAACTTTCTGGTCAACATTCTATAACACAACAAAAGAGGGGAAAAAGGTTCTGAGCTACAGAGCCAAAAGATGGATTCTTGTTATAGTAATTCATCTGATGTTCTTTTTATCTTTTGCTGTGGATATTCAAATGCTTGAAGGAACATTAAACGGTTCACGTTTTTTAGGCTTTCACCTGATTGATCCTTTTACGACTTTAGAGATGCTGATGGCAGAGCACCATCTGCATATAAACATCATTATCGGTGTGAGTACGATTGTGCTGTTTTATATTTTGGTTGGGGGCAGGAGCTATTGTGCCTGGGTCTGTCCTTATGGAATATTGAGCGAAATAGGCGAAAAATGGCATGATACGCTGGTGCATAAAAAAATTATAAAAGAGAGAAGGTTTGATCATCGAATCCGTTATGCTTTTTGGGTGATTTTTCTTATACTCTCATTTACAAGCGGCTATCTTGTTTTTGAAACATTTAATGTCGTGGGAATACTCTCCCGTGCAATTGCGTACGGCTGGAGTCTGGCACTTGTCTGGGTTTTGGTGGTGCTGGCTTTTGAGGTCTTTTTTTCACGCCGGGCCTGGTGTACATATATCTGTCCGATAGGCACAACCTATGGTATGATAGGAAAAGTTTCCGCATTGCGTGTTGAATGGAATGACAACTGTGACCACTGTATGGTCTGTCATGATGTCTGTTTTGAAAATCAGGTTTTGGAAATCACAAAGGCAAAATATGACAAACAGAGAGAAGAAGAAGGCATCACAAGAGAGTACATTACGGGTGCGGACTGTACTTTATGCGGAAGATGTATAGATGTTTGCCATGAAGATGCGCTCAATTTCGATTTTCGATTAAAAAGTTTGGTGTAA
- a CDS encoding ABC transporter ATP-binding protein, which produces MIQISHVTKKFGQNISLDNVSCEFRKNESIALMGANGAGKTTLIRSILGYYHPDAGEVLINGLNPVKKRVDVLSHISFVPQLPPPIKLSIDELIQYVCVSAEVDKELVKHYANEMKLDINANLNKSFFKLSGGMKQKLLIAISLAKKSDIIIYDEPTANLDPKARDDFYRLLRQNEQEKVLLFVTHRLEEVRELVNRQIYMDMGKIVSDERF; this is translated from the coding sequence ATGATTCAGATATCCCATGTAACAAAAAAATTCGGACAGAATATTTCCCTTGACAATGTCAGCTGTGAATTTAGGAAAAACGAATCCATAGCACTTATGGGCGCAAACGGTGCAGGAAAAACAACACTCATCCGTTCGATTTTGGGATATTACCATCCTGATGCCGGAGAGGTGCTGATTAACGGATTGAATCCCGTAAAAAAGAGAGTCGATGTTTTGTCCCATATCAGTTTTGTGCCGCAGCTTCCTCCGCCTATCAAGCTCAGTATTGACGAACTGATACAGTATGTCTGTGTGAGTGCCGAGGTGGACAAAGAGTTGGTGAAACATTATGCGAATGAAATGAAACTCGATATAAATGCCAATTTGAACAAATCATTTTTCAAACTCAGCGGAGGAATGAAACAGAAGCTTCTTATCGCAATCTCTTTGGCAAAGAAGAGTGACATTATCATATATGATGAACCGACGGCAAACCTTGATCCAAAAGCCAGAGATGATTTTTACAGACTGCTCAGGCAAAATGAGCAGGAGAAGGTTTTGCTCTTTGTAACGCACAGGCTTGAAGAGGTAAGAGAGTTGGTCAACAGGCAGATCTATATGGATATGGGAAAAATTGTATCAGATGAGAGATTTTAA
- a CDS encoding ABC transporter permease gives MKNLYLIAYLDLKESIRAKWFLVYSLVFGGLIALFFIAGVTESQVMGFSGLSRLLLMYIQITIVILPIFILITTVRSISGDRDSHILEYMLSFPISLKQYYWGKIIGRFITVYLPVVFAMVIAVVYGAFKGAEIPWGIFFLYTGLLFAMSATFLGIAFFISSFVKSSEVALGIAFFIWIFLLAFIDIALISLMMQERFSEGLIITIALLNPMEIFRVAAISLFDPQLTVMGPVAYYILDSVSQTTFVLLAIGYPLVLGIGFAYLGYKIFEKKDLV, from the coding sequence ATGAAAAATTTATATTTAATTGCATACTTGGATTTAAAAGAGTCAATCCGGGCGAAATGGTTTTTAGTCTATTCCCTTGTGTTTGGCGGTCTGATTGCCCTGTTTTTTATTGCAGGGGTGACGGAATCGCAGGTAATGGGATTCAGCGGGCTGAGCCGTCTGCTGTTGATGTATATTCAGATAACGATTGTTATTTTGCCTATATTTATTTTGATTACTACGGTTCGTTCCATCTCGGGGGACAGAGACAGTCATATTTTGGAGTATATGCTCTCTTTTCCTATCTCTTTAAAGCAGTATTACTGGGGGAAGATTATCGGGCGTTTTATTACCGTCTATCTGCCTGTTGTTTTTGCGATGGTGATTGCCGTTGTCTACGGTGCTTTTAAGGGAGCCGAAATTCCCTGGGGTATTTTCTTTTTGTATACCGGGCTTTTGTTTGCGATGAGTGCCACATTTTTGGGCATTGCTTTTTTTATCTCCTCTTTTGTAAAATCTTCCGAAGTGGCTTTGGGTATCGCATTTTTTATTTGGATATTTTTACTGGCATTTATAGACATTGCCCTTATATCACTGATGATGCAGGAGCGTTTTAGTGAAGGTTTGATTATCACCATAGCACTGTTAAACCCTATGGAGATTTTCCGGGTGGCAGCCATATCACTGTTTGATCCACAGTTGACAGTGATGGGCCCGGTTGCCTATTATATACTTGACTCTGTAAGTCAGACAACTTTTGTACTGCTTGCTATTGGGTATCCTCTTGTTTTGGGGATTGGGTTTGCGTATCTTGGATATAAAATATTTGAGAAAAAAGATTTGGTCTAG